Proteins co-encoded in one Labeo rohita strain BAU-BD-2019 unplaced genomic scaffold, IGBB_LRoh.1.0 scaffold_178, whole genome shotgun sequence genomic window:
- the LOC127158904 gene encoding CMRF35-like molecule 8: MKSPLTISGFLLMVRSSVCVDITVRGTVGEQVTIKCPYDHGYENSNKYLYKGLYRDNNIILKSYGGESSVFNGRFSLRDDHQMRSFTVTIRNLSMEDAGLYGCIAGWGEYKQIQLNVIKAPQKRRPVQISTTTIRTYTNTSPDHTSTVTNQTESETPRQ, encoded by the exons ATGAAGTCTCCATTGACGATATCTGGGTTTCTACTGATGG tAAGAAGTTCAGTGTGTGTGGACATTACAGTGAGAGGAACAGTGGGAGAACAAGTGACTATTAAGTGTCCTTATGATCATGGATATGAAAACTCCAATAAATACTTGTACAAAGGACTTTACAGagataataatattatactaAAATCTTATGGAGGAGAGTCATCAGTGTTTAATGGCAGATTCTCACTGCGAGATGATCATCAGATGAGATCATTTACGGTGACCATCAGAAATCTGAGTATGGAAGATGCTGGACTGTACGGCTGTATTGCTGGATGGGGAGAATATAAACAAATCCAGCTGAATGTGATTAAAG CTCCACAGAAAAGAAGACCTGTCCAGATCTCAACCACCACCATTCGCACGTATACAAACACCAGCCCTGACCACACCAGCACAG tGACTAATCAAACTGAAAGTGAAACACCCAGACAGTGA